atataaaaaataaaatttggagttaaagtgttaaaaatataactttaaGGGAAGTCAAAACTTGCAAATCACTCATCCAAAATTTATCACCCCTACtcaattaaaaaaattagaattatccaactcaATTTTAAAATCTTTTTATCACCTTTAATTAAAAGCCCCGGGAAACTCTACATTAACTAATTATCTACGAACTCAATAACACTTTCTGGAAGACAAGGATCCTGGTCCCAGCGGAGAAAAGCACAAATCCAGGTCAGAAGCATGCTTTGTTTGAAGTTGCATTTCTTCCACTGTTATTTCAGTTGATTACTATGTACTATATGAATACATGATTTTGAGTTATGAACTCTGGAAAAATTAAATGAATCCTCTCACTGTGATTGTTTGGGTTTGATTTGTTTTTTATGtttcttaatttatttattttttgcttaAATTAGCAAGTTGTATAGATTCTGACTTCAAGTATATCTCTAAATGCATAGATCACGGGTGGGTTGTTAAGTGGATATATGGCCCCTGAGTATGCTATGGAGGGGCTTTTTTCTACTAAATCAGATGTTTTCAGCTTTGGTGTTCTGATGCTTGAGATAGTGAGTGGGAGGAAGAACACTGGCTATCTTTCCGAACATGGTCAGAACCTGCTTAATTTTGTGAGTGTATTTCTTCTCCATTTTTGTTTTGAAGTCAGCTTGTTTTTGGTTgtatcaatttcaacttgaatgaAGTACCCTAAAACCACCTGAAAATTTAGGCATGGAAATTGTGGTGTGAAGGACATGGATTAGAGCTTATGGACCCTTGCTTATCGCAGCCCTGTGTGGCAGCTGAGATAACAAAATGCATCCATATTGGATTGCTCGGTGTTCAGCAAGATCCAGCAGAAAGACCTACCATGTCCTCTGTAGTCTTTATGCTGGAAAACGACCCTCAAACACTTCCACAACCATCACAGCCTGCATTTTCCATTGGGAGAATTGTCGTGAGATCAGATAAGCCCCGTTCTAATGATCAATTGTGCTCCGTTAATGAGGTCACTTTGTCAATTCTATCACCTCGATGACCTATGGACGGTTAATTCTTCCACAAGGGGTTCTTCTGTTTGCAGATAATGCAGGGATTTCATACAAAAAATGTTATCCTATACTCAAGTTAAactctaaaattatttttcttcttcaGTTCCTTCGTGACTTCTATCCTCCTATCTTTAATTagtttatgactattatttttaTCTGTTGCATATATTTCGAATCATATCAATTACTTTGAGAGTATTGTGTTCCCACTGTGTCAAGGTCAGTGAGATCTGACTTTATGTATAAAACCCTTCAAACACACTCTGCAAAGCACGGGCTCACTAATTCACTATGAATCGGAAGCTAATTATTGACTCGTTTCAAAACTATTGCTATTTCGCTAGTAAGTAACTAAAAGGGGGTTTACAAAAATACAAAATGTCCCATTACGAAACAAGCTAGCCATAGTCATGTACATGGCTTCAATGAGATGAACACCGTCCCAATTAATGTACTGAGATAGGTCCGGACAAGAGCTTGAAGAAGGAGAACCACAAGTATTGAACATGTCTAAGTTATAATTTCCACCACCAGATCCACAACAACTTTTGAACACCTCTTTAAAGCCATACTTCTTGGCACCTCTCACTACTGTGCTGTATGCACTCCAGTAGTCTGCATAAACAATGACAGCTTGCGGGAATTGTTTTCTGAATGAATCTAATTTGGCTCGGATGATGTTGTTTATGGATGTTGCTTTGCTTGTTTGCACTTCCCACACATCCCTTATCATCTCTATCAGTCTCAGGTTCCAAATATATGGATAGTGTTAAGCAACCTGTTGGAGGAAGACCTTGAACAACAAGGTATTTTGCTCCCTTGTTCAGTAATGCCTGTACATGAACCCATTCAATTATGAGATTTGTGGGCCAAATTGTGTAGAATTAGAAGTGGTGAGACACAATATAATCAAGAGATTAAAAGTGTGTACTCTCAAacaatttaaatttttaaatggGCGATCACACAATTTAATGTGGTATAAGATTTGACTCTGTGTCGCGACGCACGTGAGAAGGCGTGTGGAGACAAACTAATATAATTAAGAATTTAAAAGTGTATTCTACTAATCTTTTAGGTGAGATAATCGTGGGATGACCTAAATATAATTAAGAAACTCAAAGTGCGTAAGAATCAAGTCAAACGTCATGACTCATTAGCGCATTGagatataatatacatatatcaatGGGATCACATTATAATGTTTTATCAAATAATGATTTTATCTTagtaaatttatattttttaaaagggaaaagggtcaaacttacctccaagtatggtttacagtttaaatttgccctccgtcaaagtttaAGGTCAAATTTGCCCTCCTTATTAGGATATTTGATAAATTTGCCCTTATATGAATGGAAGTGTGACTTGCAGGGGCGGATGCAGTAAGaggccagggtgttcacccgaacaccctggacaaaaaattacagtgtatatttagagtaaattttctgtgttcatgtacatatattaacttttgaacaccctgaacatatattacagtgtatatttaggttcAGTTATTTTTCTGAACACCTGggtgaaaatcctgaatccgccacaGGTGACTTGGACTCCACACCACAAAAAAAATAGCCACTTCGGATCCATGTCAGATCCACGTAGAATTTCATACCCAACTCAATTAACCCATTACCCGACCCCGTTTCCCCATCCCATAAATATTCTTTCGACCTATTTCATTATACGAATAGCCATTAGGTTAAATAGGGGAGAGAGAAAAAGGCAAAGCACTGGACCACTTCGCACTTCAACTACACAAGAAGAACATGAAAGTTATCCACACAGAAATAAGTTAGTagcctttttatttatttatattattttccaCAATATTTATGAGTTGGGTATGGGTTGAAAGAATATTTATGGGATGGGAAAACTAGTCGGGTCATGGATTAATTGAGTTGGGTATGAGATCCTACgtgattatttttatttttattttgatgtAGAGTTCAAGTCACACTTCCATCCATATAAAggcaaatttatcaagtatcctaacatggagggcaaatttgatcccaaactttaaCGGAggacaaatttaaactataaatcaTACTTAGAGGGTAAATTTCACCATTTTCCCTTAAAAATATTTAAGTATTTTTTTCTTTGATATGTAAATTAATTatgtttaaaaataaataaattatgcaCATCAATGTTGAAAAACGAgcagacaacatcttaatcatttagATGTGCATTTCTTAATCTCATGAACATCCCCCGGCAATGTACACGTACTAAATATTACAAGAATTATTAATGTGTATGGGAAACTCTACATTAACTAATTATCCACACACAATTCAAACGTTCAAAATGAATTGACATTGTATATCGAAAATGGGGATCAATTGAGAAATTGGAGTTTCTCCTATTTATTTTGAGACCGCAGTTCGAGTTCAAGACAAGGATCCTGGTCGCAGTGGAGAAAAGCAAAAATCCAGTTTAGAAGCATGCTTTGTTTGAAGTTGCATTTCTTCCACTGTTATTTCAGTTGATTACTATGTACTATATGAATACATGGTTTTGAGTTATAAACTCTGGAAAAAATAAATGAATCCTCTCACTGTGATTGTTTGGGTTTGATTTGTTTTATATGtttcttaatttatttattttttgcttaAATTAGCAAGTTGTATAGATTCTGACTTCAAGTATATCTCTAAATGCATAGACTGGTGGGTTGTTAATTGGATCTGAGTTTTGTGGGTTAacttaattaaaaagtttttttttatccTGCATGGGATGCGAAATAAACCAAATAATGCCAACTCATCCATTTGTCGACGGAAAATTGACCTTTATGGCTACTTTAAATATTTTTTGAGAGACAATGCAactgttgaatgattttattgcgataaaaaggaaaaaggaaagcgATTTTACTAAGTAATTTGGTCAATCTTGTTAGAATCTATGGAAGCTGCTAGGTTAGTTGCCAGATGAGAGCATTTGAGAGAAAAGATGTGCAGGAAAGAAAATATCTTCAAGTGTGTATTAGAAATGAATGTAACAGTGTTTATATACAAGGCCTACTGATCACATAATCAATGGTCTAACTAACTAACTAATTGGCTACTGCATTAGTTAAGTACTAGCATAGGTGGAATGCCAAGTCATCCACGCTCCTTAACAAACCTGAGTGACCAGTTAAAGAAATTAACTCTATCATCGGGGTGACAGAGTTGATAAAGTGACCTCGTTAACCGAACACAATTGATCATTGGATTGAGGCTCAACTGATCTCGAGACAATTCGCCCAGTAGAAAATGTAGGCTGTGATGGTTGTGGAAGCGTTTGAGGGTCGTTTTCCAGCATATATACTATAGAGGACATGGTAGGTCTATCTGCTGGATCTTGCTCAACGCAAAGTAGTCCGATATGGATGCATTTTGTTATCTCAGCTGCCACAAAGGACTGCAGTAAGCAAGGGTCCATAAATTCTAATCCATGCCCTTCACGCCACAATTTCCACGCCTGTATTTTCAACATAGTTTTAGGACGCTTTCATGCACGTTGAAATTGAAAAAACCAAAAACAAGCTGACTTTAAAACCCAAATGGAGAAGAAATACACTCACAAAATTAAGGAGGGTCTGACCATGTTCAGAAAGATAGCCAGTGTTCTTCCTTCCACTTACTATCTCAAGCACCAGAACACCAAAGCTGAAAACATCTGATTTAGTAGAAAAGAGTCCCTCCATAGCGTACTCTGGGGCCATATATCCACTGTAAAAATGGCAGAAGTAAAAATTGGTTCTTAGCATCAATCTTACAGCAGAATGTTGTTTTAAATTATACCAACAGATTTTGCATCATCTTCTATTAGCTTGTAATTTCACACATCAAATATTTTGAAATCTGTGTGACCTATAGGTCGCGGATTTGAATTCTGTTAGGTTAGGCTGTCTACATTACACCCCTTGGGGTGCAGTCCTTCCCCCGACCCTGGATGCTtatgcaccgggctgcccttttttttttttttttttttttaaatctcaaaCAAAGTAAAGGTCCAATTTCTTATAGAGGAAAAAAACTCAGAGTGATGAGAAGTATAGAGCTTGAATTAGGAGAATTCTTACTAGGTTCCAACAACTCTATTTGTATTGGCTTCACGTTGATTTCCGCTAAACATCTTTGCCATTCCAAAGTCAGATATCTTGGGGTTCATATCTTTATCCAGTAAAACATTGCTAGCTTTTAGGTCCCTATGAATGATTCTTAGTCGAGAATCCTCGTGAAGATACAGAATGCCCCTGGCTATTCCCTTAATGATGTGGAGACGTTGTCTCCAATTCAGATtctcattttttcttgaacctagaaaaaaaaaagtatgaacTATGAAGTTAGTGAACAATTGCTGCCTTGCGGTACTCTAATTGACCAAATAAGTACAGGTCAAACCGAAGAGGAAGAAGTCCAAGCTTTTGTTGGGCATGAACTCATAGATAAGCAATGCTTCATTTCCCTCTAAGCAGCAACCCAAGAGCCTCACGAGATTTCTGTGCTGTAATCTGGCAATTAAGACAGCTTCATTCTTGAACTCTTTCAGTCCTTGGCCAGATGTTCTAGAGAGCCTCTTGATTGCAATTGCTATGCCATTTGCTAGTGTACCCTGAAATGCAATACACAATGTCAACTCACGATTAAAATTTAGGAACTTGCAGGATAATTGGAGATATATGATAGGAATTATTACCTTATACACTGAACCAAATCCACCTTCTCCGAGCTTGTTTTCTTCAGAAAAATTTTCTGTAGCTGCACGAATGAGGTCTAATTTTACCACTGGAAACTCTTGGGACCTCGACTGATTTTCTGAGTGAAAATCATCATTTGAAAAGTCTTCACCAAGTGCTTCTACTACCGTGTTAAGAAATTGAGTTTCTTGACTACTTTCATCCGCCTCTGTAGAGATTCAACTTAATGATCGGTTAGCTGAAACAATTACTTTCTTTTCACTTTAAAACACCAATATCTTTTTACCTTTCGCTACTCGTTTTCTTCTTTTCACAAGGTAAAAGCTAGATCCTGCTAGTAAAACAGCCAACAGCGCTATAATACCTATGATGGTACTAATAAGCTTTGTCTTTGAAGTAGTTCTGCCTGAAAACAGAAAATAGACTGTCATTTCACCGCTGAAATCAACACTTACCCTCTAAAGAGAGTGCGTTGATGATTGAACAAAGACCAAAACTTATTTAATGAAAGACATGAGTATAGAAGGCTCCATTGATTTAGACACTCTTCAAATTCGGATTACAATTGGACATTGGTGTCTATGCCGGTTCAGTTCAATTTTCTAAAATTCCGGTTTGATTTTTTGATTTTTAAAAGGGCTAGACTGAAACTAAACTGAAGTAAAGTTGGTTCAATTTGATTTCTTCTTTTCGGTTTCGATTTATTCGTTTGGGATTTACTTTGACCTTTTCAAATTCTCTAATTGGGTTAAAATTGAACAATTTCAAATTTAATTTTACTTGGCAAAATTGGATAACTTTATGTgacaaaaaatagaaaaatgatTTTAGTGTGATAAACTAGTGTTATAGAAAAATCATTATTGTATGATAAACTTTAAAGTTTGATGAACTTTATGTAACAAAAAAATCGAAAAATCATTTTTGCGTGAAAACTCAAAGCTAGATGACTACCGGTGAAATTTATCCAAACTATTTCACCACTGAAATCTAAGTTCTAAATTAAAGGAAATCTCAACATGTGAGCAAGAACCTTGGCTTCACAAACACCATCTAGAAGTAAAATTAGTGCATGCaacttttcaaaaattgaaaaggaaaaagaaaagttgGAAATTTTACTTCCAGATGGTGTTAACGAGTTATTGCATGCAGCTTGGCAAGTAGAAGAAGATAAGATCTTaattatacttataatatacctTTGTCTTCGTTCACCTGGCTGGTTGATGGTGGTGGTGCTTCCAGTCCCCGTCCACCGGGACTTAAGAATGGATATAGCTCATACCTTAAATTGCAGCTTGCAGACAGAGCTCTGCCTCCTCTTGGTACTTTGGCGTCAAATAGTTGGTTACTCATTACAGAAAGAGCAGTATTCAGGCAAGTGCGACAATCTACAGCTGACAAATCAGGTAGACACTGCACCATGCCATACAACTGTTGAAACAGGCTAATTTCATCAGAATTTGCAGCATATTTCTGATTGGGATTGACGGAAGTAGCTTGAGTCGTAAGATTATCAAACATTGCACTCAAATTCCCCTTAAATTGTTCCGGCCGTGAAACGTTTTGTGTGTTATACATGAGCAAAGAAACCGAGCGGTCTAACGTGGAGGCGAAAGATACATTAGAATAGCGGATCAAACACTGATCATACCATATAATTGCCTGTTTCTTGAAAGCACACACCCGCAAGATCTGCTCAGTTGCCACATCTATGCAGTTTTGGCAGTCTTTAGGTGCAACGTCTCCTCTACAGAGGAATACTCCATGAACTTTATCAGGGTCTTCTCCTTCACTGGCTTTTGCATAGATGGAATTGCCACCGTTATTGTACAGTGATCTATACAGCAAGCGGTTAAGATTTGACTGAAAATTGCTTCCTTGCGTATAATTACTAGTGGTTCTTGGGCAATGGTTTGCCAGAGGACTGATCTTTGCAGGTTTGACGCCCACAAGGATGTTTGACGGAACAAGCAGCCAAGGCAGCAAAAACATCAGAATTTTTCGGGTACAGCACAGAACTATAACCGATGCCATTCTTGATTTCCGAGTCTTCCTAACGTCTGAGGTTACTAGCTTGCCTGGTGAAATATGTCTGAAATAATCTAAATGATAGGAGCAAAATATGACTCGGCTGGTCAAAAAGCACCTGTTGCTTTTTCCCACTCCATATATCAGTTCGTCAACCTTGGTAATTAAAAAGGTTTGGCACTTATCTTGGCAAAGTCAATGAAAGAAGCGGTCTATTATATTCCAGGTTACAAGTGAGCTAGCTTCCTTCCTATTTACAGCACTTTTCTTCTTGTCTAACGAGTTTGGATTGAAAGTAACGGCACTGGGCAAAGAAGCAATAAGCGCGTTAAACTTGCCACAATGTCCTTTTGAGATGGGACCAAGGAGATAACTTCTAGAAGCAAAAATTAAGAACTTGTAGAAAGTCGAGAAGATTTGTCAAAAAGGCCACTTCTAAGTTTTAATTGCGACTGTAGccacacatttttttttccaattattTTTCGTATTTGGGTTTAGAAAAATGGAAATGGAGTATTTTTCATAATTTTAAAAAGATTGAAAGTTTTAAGTTATACATTTAAGTCCAGTGAATTTCTAATAAAATACACAAACACCCCCTCTCTCTCATCCGTCCCtttctcttctttatttctctttctAGCTTGGAATTCTCAAACTTCCACCTCTCCTCCAAGCTCCAACGCGCCTTGATCGTCGTAAACAGGTAATTTCTTTAACTCTACAACTCCGTCGGAgcatctgattttttttttcaattttgatAAAAAACTAGGGTTCATAAAGATCTGCTTTTTTTCAAAACCTTTGTTGCTTTTCCTTTTATTGTCAAAATGTGTGTTATTTATGCTTATTTTGGTTGTTTCGATCTTTGTTTTTCTGTTTTTgctttttgaaattatatatggTCTATTAATAGGTTGTTGGTCGATTATTGTTATATCGTGGTTGATCAACGTCTCTATTGTTTGTATATAGATCGTATAAATGCCTCGGTGTAGAGGCAAAGGAGGAAAAATACTCCTCCGTTCTTGTACTATGGTTGGAACTCATTCTAATGTGAATCGTAAGCATAAAAATAAAAGAGGTGAAGAACTTAGCCgagatagaaaaagaaagagaagtgAAGAAGCTAAGAGTGCATCTCATTCAGACCCCATTGATGAGTGTGGTGTTGATGGAGATAGAGCTGATCGTAGAGTTGAGAGTGTATCTGGGGATGGTTCAAAACACTCTAATGTTGCTGAAGATGTTGATTCGTTGTCCTTGTCATATTGTGCAAAGACAATCAACGTTGAAAAGTATGGCTTGATCAATTGGCTGGATGATTATGAATCTTTTGCAGCAAAAGTTTCTATTAGGAGCAAGCTGTCATTGTTAGTTGAATTTAACAATGTGTTGAGAGATCAAAaactaaggacaatgtggaagCGTTCCTGTTTTGGTCACTTTAGAAAGCTGTCATTCTTCATCAATTTCAACGCACGGATGATCTACTATATGATTTTTCGTCATGTGGTCTAGAAAAAGAAGTGTGAAATGTGGCTCCTCGTGAACTTTTGGCTTGAAGTAGTTTGCATTGATCACCGGTTTAAATTGTGGATCCTATCCTTCTCAATCTAGAGAGCACAGGGCAATAAAGAAAGGGGCAGAATTCTACGCAAAAGTTACTCGAAAGAAGAAGATTACATCAGACAAGCTATTGTCGGTGATAAGAAGGCCTAGATTAAATAAAGAAGAAAAGCTGAAATGTTGTCTTGTGTGGTTTCTCCATACAATTTTGATGGCCAAAGATGTGTCCAGGGTGTAGACGCTGAGTGGTTTAAAATGGCTGACGATTTGGAATTCTTTCAGAGCTATCCTTGGGGAAAGGAATCCTTTGAACTCACTTGGAACACTTGATAGACAAGGTAGACATGCCCAAGAACCACCAAACCAACCTTGATAAGAAGACGTCATCATATGCTCTCTACGGCTTCCCCTGGACATTCATGGTATATGTTATAAACCACTGGTGTAGCAGATTATAGACTGTGTGTTATTTATTTTCACACTCAGTGATTATTTGTGTTATTATATGTCTGGACTTATGAAGCTTTCGCCGCACTTAGGCATGTTAGCAAATCAGATGAGGTTTCTCTGCCTATTTCTAGGATTCCTAAGTGGCACACCACAAAAATGGAGCGATTTACTGAAGGTGATCCTAGTATTAGAGAGGGAATTTCACAGGTATAAATTTGGAGTCTATTATCAATGTTtttacaaaaatataaactaaatgCTAATGTTTTGCGTATTTGTAGGTTGTGCACCCTTACATTATCCCCACAATGCGTGAGATGGAGTAGGACTACATGAAAAACTTCTTTGCGTTTGATGATGAGGTTGATGATCCCATCATAGATAAATTGAAGATTGAATTGGAAGACGTGACCGTATTGGTTACACCAAAGAATTGCTCGAAGGCTTCCATTAGGTTGAGAAAGCAACCCAAGGAGAATTCTGATGAGGATACTCATCATGCCTCGAAGCATCGTAGTAGGTTTGAAAAGGAGTCCAAGGAGCCCTCATATGATGTGGAAGATATTCAATCAGAAGATTTTGGTGGTAATGTTGGCATTGGGACTTCTAGGGGTCGTGCCGCACCAAGTGGGGCCCATCAATGCTGATATAGCATGTGGAACTATAGCAGCGATTGGTAAAGATGGAGGAGTCTCTAAATGTTGTTCTCGCTTATGTGGAGGCCAAAAATTTTTGAAAAAACGAGAAGGCGAAGGAGAAGAATCGGGAGACTGTCAAAGAGAAAGGTgaacttttaatttatttattttttttaattgtgtTGTATACAATTTGCATTCTTTTTAATTATGTCCAAAAACTGCAGCACAAGCACCTGTGGACCCATCTGCTATGAACAAGTTGAATGTAGATGTTGAGCTCCCTAAACCGGTTGTTCAAGCTGAGAAGGCAACAGATGTTCTGTGCCAACTGCCCAGGTTAATGAGAAGAATGCTAGTGCTGATCTTGAAAAGGTTGAGTTACCTACACCAGCTTCTGAAGTCGAGAAACTTGAGAAGGTTGTGGTCGAGAAGGTTGAACTTGCTATGCCAGCTGCTCAAGCTGAGAAGGCTGCAGATGTCCCTGCTAAAGTTAATGAGAAAAATGCTAGTAAGGCGAGTCAAGCTGATGTTGAGTTTGACCCCGAAAAAGTTGTGTCGAGCATCCTCGCCTGGATTAATGGTTCTTCAGACAACTAATTTGGTTATTTGGGTTGTAACAAACAATTGAGTTTTTGCTGAATGTGTGTGGTGGATGATGCAAATAATCAGTACTAATGTCTGATGGTTTTAACAAATAAGTATTTGGACTTTTTTGGATTAATTTATGCGAAGGTTAGATCATTGAAACCTTTGTATATAATTGTGTTGTTGCCTTTTGAATTTGGATGTGCATAAATATTTTGGATGTTTTCAAATATGATTGTTTTAACAAACAATTAATTTGACTGTTGTGTATCTAAGTGTGTTGTTTCATTTATATGTCTTCAAATATGACTGTTTTTACAAATAGTGGTCACTTCTTAATATAATTATC
The nucleotide sequence above comes from Lycium barbarum isolate Lr01 chromosome 3, ASM1917538v2, whole genome shotgun sequence. Encoded proteins:
- the LOC132634178 gene encoding cysteine-rich receptor-like protein kinase 44, yielding MAPEYAMEGLFSTKSDVFSFGVLMLEIVSGRKNTGYLSEHGQNLLNFAWKLWCEGHGLELMDPCLSQPCVAAEITKCIHIGLLGVQQDPAERPTMSSVVFMLENDPQTLPQPSQPAFSIGRIVVRSDKPRSNDQLCSVNEVTLSILSPR
- the LOC132632532 gene encoding cysteine-rich receptor-like protein kinase 44 isoform X2; translation: MASVIVLCCTRKILMFLLPWLLVPSNILVGVKPAKISPLANHCPRTTSNYTQGSNFQSNLNRLLYRSLYNNGGNSIYAKASEGEDPDKVHGVFLCRGDVAPKDCQNCIDVATEQILRVCAFKKQAIIWYDQCLIRYSNVSFASTLDRSVSLLMYNTQNVSRPEQFKGNLSAMFDNLTTQATSVNPNQKYAANSDEISLFQQLYGMVQCLPDLSAVDCRTCLNTALSVMSNQLFDAKVPRGGRALSASCNLRYELYPFLSPGGRGLEAPPPSTSQVNEDKGRTTSKTKLISTIIGIIALLAVLLAGSSFYLVKRRKRVAKEADESSQETQFLNTVVEALGEDFSNDDFHSENQSRSQEFPVVKLDLIRAATENFSEENKLGEGGFGSVYKGTLANGIAIAIKRLSRTSGQGLKEFKNEAVLIARLQHRNLVRLLGCCLEGNEALLIYEFMPNKSLDFFLFGSRKNENLNWRQRLHIIKGIARGILYLHEDSRLRIIHRDLKASNVLLDKDMNPKISDFGMAKMFSGNQREANTNRVVGTYGYMAPEYAMEGLFSTKSDVFSFGVLVLEIVSGRKNTGYLSEHGQTLLNFAWKLWREGHGLEFMDPCLLQSFVAAEITKCIHIGLLCVEQDPADRPTMSSIVYMLENDPQTLPQPSQPTFSTGRIVSRSVEPQSNDQLCSVNEVTLSTLSPR
- the LOC132632532 gene encoding cysteine-rich receptor-like protein kinase 44 isoform X1, which codes for MASVIVLCCTRKILMFLLPWLLVPSNILVGVKPAKISPLANHCPRTTSNYTQGSNFQSNLNRLLYRSLYNNGGNSIYAKASEGEDPDKVHGVFLCRGDVAPKDCQNCIDVATEQILRVCAFKKQAIIWYDQCLIRYSNVSFASTLDRSVSLLMYNTQNVSRPEQFKGNLSAMFDNLTTQATSVNPNQKYAANSDEISLFQQLYGMVQCLPDLSAVDCRTCLNTALSVMSNQLFDAKVPRGGRALSASCNLRYELYPFLSPGGRGLEAPPPSTSQVNEDKGRTTSKTKLISTIIGIIALLAVLLAGSSFYLVKRRKRVAKEADESSQETQFLNTVVEALGEDFSNDDFHSENQSRSQEFPVVKLDLIRAATENFSEENKLGEGGFGSVYKGTLANGIAIAIKRLSRTSGQGLKEFKNEAVLIARLQHRNLVRLLGCCLEGNEALLIYEFMPNKSLDFFLFGLTCSRKNENLNWRQRLHIIKGIARGILYLHEDSRLRIIHRDLKASNVLLDKDMNPKISDFGMAKMFSGNQREANTNRVVGTYGYMAPEYAMEGLFSTKSDVFSFGVLVLEIVSGRKNTGYLSEHGQTLLNFAWKLWREGHGLEFMDPCLLQSFVAAEITKCIHIGLLCVEQDPADRPTMSSIVYMLENDPQTLPQPSQPTFSTGRIVSRSVEPQSNDQLCSVNEVTLSTLSPR
- the LOC132632532 gene encoding cysteine-rich receptor-like protein kinase 25 isoform X3; its protein translation is MASVIVLCCTRKILMFLLPWLLVPSNILVGVKPAKISPLANHCPRTTSNYTQGSNFQSNLNRLLYRSLYNNGGNSIYAKASEGEDPDKVHGVFLCRGDVAPKDCQNCIDVATEQILRVCAFKKQAIIWYDQCLIRYSNVSFASTLDRSVSLLMYNTQNVSRPEQFKGNLSAMFDNLTTQATSVNPNQKYAANSDEISLFQQLYGMVQCLPDLSAVDCRTCLNTALSVMSNQLFDAKVPRGGRALSASCNLRYELYPFLSPGGRGLEAPPPSTSQVNEDKGRTTSKTKLISTIIGIIALLAVLLAGSSFYLVKRRKRVAKEADESSQETQFLNTVVEALGEDFSNDDFHSENQSRSQEFPVVKLDLIRAATENFSEENKLGEGGFGSVYKGTLANGIAIAIKRLSRTSGQGLKEFKNEAVLIARLQHRNLVRLLGCCLEGNEALLIYEFMPNKSLDFFLFGLTCSRKNENLNWRQRLHIIKGIARGILYLHEDSRLRIIHRDLKASNVLLDKDMNPKISDFGMAKMFSGNQREANTNRVVGTYGYMAPEYAMEGLFSTKSDVFSFGVLVLEIVSGRKNTGYLSEHGVEIVA